CACGAAGATTCTAGCATCAGACAGCACCATcactacaccagtgagaggaaccaattaattcctgcctagcaacagaaatgtattggctgtccagatgtgtaaggagttgaccccgcctagtaggaggttataaatatgtgcttgtgtaatcatgctttgtctttgcagctgtatgacccagtgggtgaataaagttggtttgagctttttctagtcgtccgtttgagtttttactctgtttgttcagaacctaacagttTCTTGTTTTTAAATGATCAAATAAACTAAAATGGAAATTCAATTCTGACACTGAAAATAACCACACATTCTGATCATGACTTTAAACCCAGAGGAGATAAAGGGTTAAGAGAGAGACCCAGGAGAGAAACCTGCAGGTGATGACCTGTAATGGTACTGTACCTGCTCAGCCACCATCTGAGCTATCTCCTCATAGGTCTTTCCTGCTGAAGTCATGGCATCGGTGAGGGTGGCCTCTCCTGCAGATACAAGAACCTGGTTTTTACATTACATGCAAGAATACTTATATTGAACAAACTAAAACATACAGAGATCCATATATATCCCATTTAGTGGGGTCAATGTGTGTCTAAGCATGCCTACCTTGGTATCCACTGCTGGTGAAGACAGACGAGAGGTTCTGGAAGGCCTTGCCAATCCTCTGGTACTCTTTGGGCAAAGCTGAGGACACAGATACGGTCATGAGCTATAACTATGTAGCCTGCATAGCTGCTGTGTAGTGTTTATGTAGTGTATACATACGTCCTGTGCATCTCTTCCAGTGCTCCTGGCCCACTGTGAGTAGGTCCTTCACACCATCATCCATGGCTTTGGTGAAACGACTGAACTGATCACACTTCTGCTCCCTGTTATACAATGgaaacaaaatgaaaaaaaaaaacataacatttcATATTGTGTATGTCTGCTACAGAGTGGTGTGATGTCACTCACACTTCGATGGGGTCCAGGTCGGGGGCTTCAGGCTCTATGGAGGAGAAGATCATCACTCCCACGTCCTCGTCTTTCTCTGCTTTTCTCTTCCCTGTTTTCCAGTCctgcaacacaacaacacagtgcTCAGTAGCCAATTCTAATTGTCACTACCAGTCCTGTACAGTCAGAGCTCCATGTCTAGTCTGATGCTGCACCCCTCTGCTGTTCCTGTTCCtgggggaggaagatgaggaagactACTGTACCTTCTCGTCCTTGTAGGTCAGGAAGAGTTGGAAGACGTCGCTGTTGGAGACCACAGGGTGCCGACACATCCTGGTCATCCAGCCCTGCAACCTCTCCATCCTCATCTTGATAAACTCCTCCTCAAAACGCcctggcagagagggagggagaaagggctAGAGAGAGCAGATATAAGCTGTGTGCATTGAAAAGAGCACCCCAGCCTCCCCATATTCCTTCCTACATTGAGTGAACTCCTCTTCTATAGGATAGACATAACGTTTTTcagtggaggagagaagaggagaggttagCAGGTCAGTCTCTCACCTGTGACCTGCTTGTCCGGTAGAGAGGGGATGGGGATGGCCGAACCAAACTTGTCCAGTAGCCTCTCATACAGCCAATCAAAGTGCTTGTATCGGTGATTGACGGGTCTGTTTGTGGTCTGCAAACCAATCACACAAAGTTAACATGCACTATAATGCCAATGGGTTGGCATAATCTTGGCTTTCGGCAACTGCAGCTTTTCTATGAGACAGCTTGTTATTTATATCAGGCATTTCGACAATGTATCTGTCCCTAGAAATGATAGAGACATAAACATTAATGACCATTCACATTGATACTAGTAGTGGTCCCACAGATACTTACGTTGGGTATGACTTGGTACTCGATGTAGCTCTTCAGGCCGTACATCTTGGTGCCCTTCTTGGGGTCGGCTACGACACAGTCCAGCTGAGCCTCTGGATAGGACCACACTGGACCAACCTCCCCCATCTGTGACGGAGCAGAGACAACACTACTAAATCCTACAAGATGATGCTTAATTGTACTGCCAACATCAGCTATTTGAAAAGACTACAGTACAAAAAATTGCTAAACAACACAGCCAACCACACTCCATTCAATGTCCAGTACTGATGAAAGTCCTCCACCAACTCACATAGATGGTTATCTTATCCTTTCCCTTGGGTGGCTGCTTGCAGAGGAGGAACAGCTCAGGACCAGACTTGGAGAACCCGGGGAACCTGCTCAAAGAAGAACACACAGGGGtaaaggtcaggggttaagggtcaGGGTTTAGGTAGAAAGGGACACTTGACAGTCTGGAAATCCAACGGCAATGGTTTAACAGAGTTGGGCTAACTATCTTCCACCAAACGTCTCAGATTCTAAACCTAAAACTAATATAGCCAAACTCTGTATATTGACTCAATGTTTATGACTGTGGGTAAAACTGGTCTTTAGGTCATGGCTAGTGTTGGTGGGTTCAGTGTGATGGTTtggagtagcagtagcagtagcagtagcagtagcagtagcagtagcagtagcagtagcagtagcagtagcagtagcagtagcagtagcagtagcagtagcagtagcagtagcagtagtagtagtcagcTCTGTCTTACTTGTTGAGGGAGATCTTCATGGAGGAGCCAGTAGCCCCTCCTCTCTGGATGGCCCCTCCATCTCCAGACTCAGAGTTCGACTTCACATCATCCCACTCATCA
This window of the Coregonus clupeaformis isolate EN_2021a chromosome 33, ASM2061545v1, whole genome shotgun sequence genome carries:
- the snx9b gene encoding sorting nexin-9b isoform X6 yields the protein MANKAQVLYDFTAEPGNNELTVREGETVTITNQGIGGGWIEAQNSRGEVGLVPEDYIELPGGGGNVGHVAPPVAAPAAAHAPDLSFFDAFAAPANNTTQNQASNGKDPWSVWNQDTTGGSSNNWAAQPEGTMTGKSAAPDPWGSTAQSHPQAYQGPGAEDDEWDDEWDDVKSNSESGDGGAIQRGGATGSSMKISLNKFPGFSKSGPELFLLCKQPPKGKDKITIYMGEVGPVWSYPEAQLDCVVADPKKGTKMYGLKSYIEYQVIPNTTNRPVNHRYKHFDWLYERLLDKFGSAIPIPSLPDKQVTGRFEEEFIKMRMERLQGWMTRMCRHPVVSNSDVFQLFLTYKDEKDWKTGKRKAEKDEDVGVMIFSSIEPEAPDLDPIEVEQKCDQFSRFTKAMDDGVKDLLTVGQEHWKRCTGPLPKEYQRIGKAFQNLSSVFTSSGYQGEATLTDAMTSAGKTYEEIAQMVAEQPRKDLHFLMENNNEYKGLLGCFPDTIGVHKAAIEKVKEGDRLVAASKITPQDKVTMAKRVSTMSYALQAEMNHFHSNRIYDYNRVMQLYLEEQVKFYETIAEKLKQAHSQFTTM
- the snx9b gene encoding sorting nexin-9b isoform X4, producing MANKAQVLYDFTAEPGNNELTVREGETVTITNQGIGGGWIEAQNSRGEVGLVPEDYIELPGGGGNVGHVAPPVAAPAAAHAPDLSFFDAFAAPANNTTQNQVDVGACSPQPDTPDTPVPPSSSSPDEASNGKDPWSVWNQDTTGGSSNNWAAQPEGTMTGKSAAPDPWGSTAQSHPQAYQGPGAEDDEWDDEWDDVKSNSESGDGGAIQRGGATGSSMKISLNKFPGFSKSGPELFLLCKQPPKGKDKITIYMGEVGPVWSYPEAQLDCVVADPKKGTKMYGLKSYIEYQVIPNTTNRPVNHRYKHFDWLYERLLDKFGSAIPIPSLPDKQVTGRFEEEFIKMRMERLQGWMTRMCRHPVVSNSDVFQLFLTYKDEKDWKTGKRKAEKDEDVGVMIFSSIEPEAPDLDPIEVEQKCDQFSRFTKAMDDGVKDLLTVGQEHWKRCTGPLPKEYQRIGKAFQNLSSVFTSSGYQGEATLTDAMTSAGKTYEEIAQMVAEQPRKDLHFLMENNNEYKGLLGCFPDTIGVHKAAIEKVKEGDRLVAASKITPQDKVTMAKRVSTMSYALQAEMNHFHSNRIYDYNRVMQLYLEEQVKFYETIAEKLKQAHSQFTTM
- the snx9b gene encoding sorting nexin-9b isoform X5, encoding MANKAQVLYDFTAEPGNNELTVREGETVTITNQGIGGGWIEAQNSRGEVGLVPEDYIELPGGGGNVGHVAPPVAAPAAAHAPDLSFFDAFAAPANNTTQNQASNGKDPWSVWNQDTTGGSSNNWAAQPEGTMTGKSAAPDPWGSTAQSHPQAYQGPDIYPYPYLIDWSGAEDDEWDDEWDDVKSNSESGDGGAIQRGGATGSSMKISLNNRFPGFSKSGPELFLLCKQPPKGKDKITIYMGEVGPVWSYPEAQLDCVVADPKKGTKMYGLKSYIEYQVIPNTTNRPVNHRYKHFDWLYERLLDKFGSAIPIPSLPDKQVTGRFEEEFIKMRMERLQGWMTRMCRHPVVSNSDVFQLFLTYKDEKDWKTGKRKAEKDEDVGVMIFSSIEPEAPDLDPIEVEQKCDQFSRFTKAMDDGVKDLLTVGQEHWKRCTGPLPKEYQRIGKAFQNLSSVFTSSGYQGEATLTDAMTSAGKTYEEIAQMVAEQPRKDLHFLMENNNEYKGLLGCFPDTIGVHKAAIEKVKEGDRLVAASKITPQDKVTMAKRVSTMSYALQAEMNHFHSNRIYDYNRVMQLYLEEQVKFYETIAEKLKQAHSQFTTM
- the snx9b gene encoding sorting nexin-9b isoform X3; the encoded protein is MANKAQVLYDFTAEPGNNELTVREGETVTITNQGIGGGWIEAQNSRGEVGLVPEDYIELPGGGGNVGHVAPPVAAPAAAHAPDLSFFDAFAAPANNTTQNQVDVGACSPQPDTPDTPVPPSSSSPDEASNGKDPWSVWNQDTTGGSSNNWAAQPEGTMTGKSAAPDPWGSTAQSHPQAYQGPGAEDDEWDDEWDDVKSNSESGDGGAIQRGGATGSSMKISLNNRFPGFSKSGPELFLLCKQPPKGKDKITIYMGEVGPVWSYPEAQLDCVVADPKKGTKMYGLKSYIEYQVIPNTTNRPVNHRYKHFDWLYERLLDKFGSAIPIPSLPDKQVTGRFEEEFIKMRMERLQGWMTRMCRHPVVSNSDVFQLFLTYKDEKDWKTGKRKAEKDEDVGVMIFSSIEPEAPDLDPIEVEQKCDQFSRFTKAMDDGVKDLLTVGQEHWKRCTGPLPKEYQRIGKAFQNLSSVFTSSGYQGEATLTDAMTSAGKTYEEIAQMVAEQPRKDLHFLMENNNEYKGLLGCFPDTIGVHKAAIEKVKEGDRLVAASKITPQDKVTMAKRVSTMSYALQAEMNHFHSNRIYDYNRVMQLYLEEQVKFYETIAEKLKQAHSQFTTM